The Nitrospira sp. DNA segment CGAGCAGTGCCGGAGGAACTTTGCGCAACGAATGGGATGAATAGGTGGCCGTCCGTGCGATGTTCAGGACATTTTCACTGATGTCGGTCGCCAGAATATCGATAGTCCACCCGGCAAGCGGCGGATAGTCGCGAAGCAGCAGCGCAAGGGTATAGGGTTCGTCCCCGGTCGAGCAGGCGGCGCTCCAGATACGAATCTGTTTCGTGCCCGCATTGGTTTTCATCACTTCGGGGATCATCACCTTCATAAAGCTGTCCAGCTGGGCTTCGTCGCGGAAGAAATACGTCTCATTGGTGGTGATCACCGTATAGAGTTCGGTGACCTCACGGTCACGGTAGGCATCGAAGCGCAGAAAATTCAGATAACTTTCGAAGGTCTGACACCGACAGGCCTTCAGTCGCGGCAGGAGCCGGCTCTCGAGGAGATACGTTTTGTTGTCCTGAAAGTGGATGCCGGTCTTTTCGTAGATGAGATCGCGAAGTTGTTTGAAGGTGTCGGGTACGAGTTTCGGGACGGGCAACTCTGTCTTTCTTACGGCATTGCTGTCGGTCATCGATAACCTCGTCTGAACCCTGGGTCGTGATAAGCGAATCCGTCAGGCCGGTCTCAGGCCTCGACGACGAATCAATTCCCGTATGCCGGACCGCCTGTCCCTCGGAGAGATCAGTTGTGCTGCGTCCGGCTGTGCATCCATTCGTGAATGTCGCGCCGGAGAAACCGCCAATGCTTTCCGATTTTTGAAGCCGGCAATTCACCGAGGCGCGCGAGCTTATACACCGTGGACTTCGGAACGCGCAGGAAGTGCGCCACTTCCGAGACGGTGAGAATCTCGCCTTCCGAAGGCAATACACTGTCAAGGTTTGTTCTGGTTGCTGTGGCGATAGTGTCGTTCATAACGGATATGGTATCGGTGTGCGCCGTCTCAAACTTTAGTTGCCGGTTTTTATACGATGGGGTTAAATAGGCATCATGAGGTGAGGCCATTGGGCGAGAGAGACTCCGGCCTCTAGTCCCATTCCGCGCAGACGTGTAATCCGAATGGCAGACCGCGTGAACAAGATCCTTAACCAACGGTAAGAGAGCAACCTGGATGGCTACGATTGTCTCGATCGGCTCAGGAAAAGGCGGGGTTGGAAAAAGCATTCTCGCCGCTAATTTATCCATGTTACTGGCAAAACGAGGCAAGCGAGTCGTTCTCGCCGATCTCGACGTGGGAGGTGCCGACGCGCATATCCTGTTCGGGATGCTGAATCCTCCCCGCACGCTGACCGACTTTATCGATCGCCGTGTGGAGCGGCTGGACGAAGTGCTCCAACCAATTTCGGCGCACCCCTTTCTGCAATTGCTGCCAGGGACCGGAGATACGCTGGCTACGGCAAATCTGCCGTATGCCAAGAAAAAGCGATTGATTCGCCACTTCGCACAATTGCAGGCAGACGTGATCGTCGTCGATATCGGTGCTGGCACCAGTTACCATGCGCTCGACTTTTTTCTCATGGCCGATCACTATGTCACTGTGGCGACTCCCGACCCTACCTCAGTCCTCGATCTCTACCGCTTCATCAAGCTTGCGGCCATTCGCCGAGTCCTCTCGGCATTCCTGTCGCGCGATGCCGTGAGCGAAGCCCTCTCCGAACGCGATTTCTCAAGCATCGAGGAAGTGATTCAGGCCGTCGCCGAGACGGATCCCAATGCGCGGGAGGTCGCGAGTCGAACCCTGCAAGGATTCCAACCGTACCTGATCGTCAACCGCGTCTCAGGCAAGTCGCGCGTCAACGTCTTGCACTTGAAGAAACTGTTGCAGGAGTATGTTGGTGGTGACCTGACGACACTGGGAGAGATTCCGGACGATCCGGCTGTCACACGCGCGGTCCGTAGTTTCTTGCCGGTCGTCGAATGTGAGCCGACCGCGCCCGCAGCCCTCGCCTTAAGTCAGGCGGCCGACGCCCTATTGGCGGCGATGGCGCGTCAGGCAATTCCTCCTGCCGAGCCTTCCCCCGCCCCGGAACAGGTCGCGCAAATGCCCATTCCCTCCTGAAGGAGTTTTTGCTCCGCACTCAGATCGCAGCTTTTCTCGCCCGTAGCCGTTCGGCCTGGACGTGAAGGATATGCCGGATGATGAGTTCCTGTTCGTCTCCTCCCAGTTCGATGAATTGAGTCGCGACGTGAAATTCGGCGGGAGTCTTCTGCATCGGTGTGACCCGGATGATGCGCGCGGTGGTTTCGATCATGCTGAACGGCGGCAGGATCACTTTGAGCAGCAGCACGTCATCCGCTTCGAATCGGCGAGGCGTATGAAAGCCCACTCCTCCGGCGCTGATGTCGACGTCGGTGAGTCGGGCAATCGCCACGCTGCCGGGATGACTTTTGACAAGCGATTTGAGAATGGTCTCCAGCATCCAATCGATTTTCGATACCCATGGCAACAGCGGAGAACCCGCAAACGTCTCCCCTCCACGGATCAGCAGGTCGAGTGTCGGCTTCGAGACCGCGGTGGCAATGGTGTCTTCCGTAGCCGGCGGGAGGTACGCATTCATGGCATCTGCCGTTTCATCGATTCGTCGATACTCGAGCAACAGCCGATCGTCGATGCGTAACCATTCCCGCCGATCTTCATTCTTGATGTCGTTCTGCGGGCGTTGAAACAGCCGGTCGGGCGAGGGCGTCATACCAAACCTCTACGGTGGAAGATAACGGGTACGCCAGATGCGCTGGCCGTACGATCCTCAAGCTTCACGATGTATCGTGACACGGTCAGAGGCGAGTTGTCCGTTACTTTCGCGCAATCGGTGCAGATGTCGTGTGATCTGAGCCGCCTCCACCAATAAGCCGGAGATCCCTGCTTGAGCAACCAGAATAGCGGTGCGAACTTCTTCGTCCATGATCAGAAGTCGCTGTGCGAACGTACGGTCGAGGGTGCATGCGGCCAGACTCATCCCACGCGCACGATAGCAGGCGTCGACTTGATCCCAGTCGCCGGCCCGGGCCGCATCCAGCGCTTGGATGGTAAGCAGTTCGATGGAGCGATAATCGTGAGGTAAGCTGGTATGGGAGGGACTAGCTGCCGACATGGGCCACCGCTTCTTGTCTTGCCACGACCTGCCAGCCTTCCCGTAGAGTTGTCAGACAGCGAATCGGTCCGTCGAGATGTTTTCCATTGTGCCGAAGATTGGCTTGGATGCACTGCTGAACCATATAGTCGTACAGACGGTGCAGGGACACGGCGATCTCCCCGCCACGCTCGAAATCCAGGACGCTGGATAACTCTCCGACGATGGCCATGCCGCGGTCGAGGAATCGGGCCTTATCCTTGTAATTGTTCGTGAGAATGGCTTCCCGGGCGAGCTCCATCGATTGAATCGCAGAATCGTAGAGCATCACGATGAGTTGTACCCGGTTGGCGGTCATGACTTGCGTTTGTTGGTAGGCATTGGCTGCAGCAACGATCATAGTAATCCTATGAGTTATTGTAATGCTTTGAGAGCGTTGGTTTGGCTTTGAAGTTGTTGTAGTGTTGAATCAAGTGAGGCGAATTGCAGTCGCAGCCGTTCTTCATATTGCGACGCGATATCTTCCTTGCGGCCGATTTCGTCGGTGAGCTTGCTGATCTGGCTCGTGATCGCCGTCTTCCTGATCGTAAAAGCACCGGTGTCGACGGCATCGAGAAAATCGACGGCCTTGACCACCCGGTCTGCAATGCCGCTGGATGTCGGTTGGGTGATAAACAGCGCCTTCGTGGCGCTGTAGTTATTCGCCAATGCTGTATCCAACTTCGCATTGTCGATCGTGACGGTGCCATCGCGCTCTGTCTTGAACCCGACCTCTCCCAAGGTCGTGTAGGTGAAGAGTCCAGCGACGTTACCGGAAAGCGCAGTACGTAACTGACTCAGCACATTTTTTGCCGTACTCTCATTGAAAAAAATCCCGCCGGTCTTCGTCGAGATATCATACGTCGTTCGCTCATTGACGAACTTCACAATATCGTTGTAAGCGCTCGCCAGAGCCGCGATATTGCTTTTGACGCTCTCGGGGTCGGTGGTGACATTGACCGTGACCGGTTCCGGTGTGGGTGTCGTGACAGTCTTGGACTTCAGGGTCAGCGTGACATCCGGAATGGCATCGCTGATCACATTGCTTTCGCGTTCAATGGAAATCGTCGTCTGATCCGGTTCCCCGATGACGACAATAGCGTTCTGGCCCGCTTGAAGCGTACTGCTGCCTCCGGATCCACTCGCGTTGGTCAAGTCTAAACTCGTGGTATCCGTGACGACCGTCACGGCATTGGCGGCGCCGGTTGCAGCGGCGGTGAGGGTCAAGCGATAGGCCGGACTTGCCGTCGTTCCGGTATTGATCACGGAGGCGGTGACACCGGCTCCAAGATCGTTAATGGCTGAACGAAGGTCGTCAAGTGTGGCGCCATCATTGAGCGTCACGGTTTGATTCGCACCGCTTCCGACTTTGAATGTAAAGGTGCCTGAGCCGCCGGACACGATCGCCGTGGTGGTGGAGGCAACCGCCTTGGCAGCGCTGTTGGTAATCTGATGCGCTTTGGCTAATTGAGTGACCTGTACCGTATAACTGCCGGGGGCCGCGCCGGCGCCGGCCTGGGCGGTCAATTTGGTCTCGTCGCTGACGGTGGTGGCCGTGCGGTCGAAGCTATTGGGCAACCGAAGCGCGTTCGCGGCGCTCTGCAACGCGAGCAGCTTCGTGCCCAGGGTCCCGTAGTCGGTCAGTTTGGTCTGCAGGTTATTTTTCTTGGTGTTCAACGCGTCGATGGGCACGCGTTGGACTTTAACCAGCTCGGTGACGACCTGGCCAAAGTCCACGCCATTGCCTAACCCGCCGAAACTGATCGCCATGACATCCCTTTCATGTGGCGAAGGAGGTTACACCTTGTGGTGCAAGAGCAGCCCGGTGGGCGTCTCCAGCCTCTTGGCCAGATCAATGACTTCCTGCTGTGGAATCTGGCGGATGACAGTACCCGAATCCCCATCCATCACCTTAACGACTACCCGGTCGAGATCTGGATCGACGGTAAACTCCAGTCTAGAGTCTGCCTTCTTGAACACCTCACGCACACGCGTGAGAGCCTGTTCCAAATCCTTTCCTTTCGTCTCAGCTGTAGACGACTCAGGCTCTGGAGCCTTGGCCTCGACCTTCTTTTCAGTCGAATGCTGTGGCCCATTCTGCGTCGCTTGAAGCGCGGCTGCGGGGAGGTCTTTATAATTGGAAACATCGTGGACCATGTTACCCTCCTAGGATCAGTCCGTGGGTAGCCCTCCCTGCGGAGGGCTACCCGTCGGGTGACGCCTTATCCTCGCAGCAGCGCTAACGCTTGCTGTGGCAACGAATTGGCCTGGGCCAAAATTGCGATGCCGGATTGGGTGAGGATCTGGTTCTTCGTGAACACAGATGTTTCCTGAGCAATGTCCGCATCTCGAATCCGCGATTCGGCCGCGGTGAAGTTTTCGGCCGTAACCGTCAGGTTCTGGATCGCGACTTCGAAGCGGCTCTGGATGGAACCGTAATTCGCGCGGGCGGTTGCCACCGCGCTGATCGCGCTGTCGATCTTGGAAAGCATCGATTGCGCGGCTGTCGCCGTCGACACGCTTGCGCCGGTCAAGCCGACCGCCGCTACGTCGAGGTCATCCAAGGCCACGCTCAACGAGTTACCGGATCCACTCTTGAAGCCGATAAAGACCTCAAACGTGTTGCTGCTTCCGCTCAGAAGCGGCTGACCGTTGTATTCCGTCGTCGTCGAAATGCGATCGATTTCCGACCGCAACGCGACAAATTCTTGATCGAGGTAAGAACGCTCGGTCGTTCCCAGCGTCCCGCTGGCCGACTGAGTTGCCAACTCACGCATACGAGACAGCAAGCTGCCGACCGTCGCCGCGGCACCGTCCGCGACCTGGGTCAAGCTGATGCCGTCACCGGCGTTGCGATTCGCCTGATTGATACTACGAATCTGGGCGCGCAACGTTTCCGACACGCCCAATCCGGCCGCGTCATCCGCCGCTCGGGTGATTCGCAGACCAGATGACAACCGCTCAACGGATTTACCCAATTGAGCTTGGTTGGTCGCCAGGTTTCGCTGAGCTGCCAGTGATGCAACGTTGGTGTTGACTACTAATGCCATGACGTACTTCCTCCTGAAGATTCTGCACTACTCTCGGAGTCGCCAGCGTCCGTGCCGACGAGGTGGTAAGCAGGTTGGGTGAAGATGTGGCCACATCCTCGTTGGCCTGTTTACCGTGTTGCTGTGCCCCTTATCGGTAATCGACGGGGAAGACTTAAGTGCTTCAGGATCTACAGGAAATGTCTGAAACCGGGCGCATTCCGCGCTGCCGAGTCGCAATAGACAACAACGGATACTAAGCAGCAAGACGGCCCTCGGTCAGCCGAGGCAATAATTCATACTCCAGCAAATCCGCGACATGAATCGCGTCTGCGGTGGTGCGCGCGCCCAACAGTTCTTGAATCCAAGGTAAGAGCGAGGCTGACGACAGTCCCTCGACACCTTGGGCCTGCCCGGCGTCCAACATTTCCGTGTAGTCAGCCAGGCGTCCCAACCAGGCATCAATGGTGCCGATATGGGCGGTGCCGGAACGCAAGGGAGCCAGCAGTACCTGCCCGTCTGTTCGCAGCTCTTTCGCAAAGCGGTCGATGGCCTGTTTCGCCTCAACGATGATGGTATGCAGCGACTGGGAGACGGCCTGCAGTGCCCCCACATTCCGAGCCGGCTGATTGAGAAACGGCGGAGTGAGATCGCGATCGCTGATCGGCTTGCCGCCGACGGTCAACGACGTCACAATACGATGTTGGGCATGCGCTCTGTCGCTCAGCGTCGCCAGCACGTTCATCATCGACGTGTCATCCGACATCTGAAACTGCTCGCCATCAAGGGTGATCAACATGGTCAAACTCCTTTGGAAGGTACACAACACTGTCGGGTCACGCTACGCAGAGCGCACCATGGGAAGAGGTCGGGATCCTCCCCGACGGACGAGTCCCTGTGCTCGGTTGAACGAACGGAATCTGCTTGCGACTGCCTGCAGCCGCTTGTGCCATCGTCGATAGGTGCCCAGCCGGGATTGCGCCAGCTCAGTCAGTTCGCTGCCATCATCATTGTGAGTATCCCGTACCATCGCCACCGCCAGTGAAGCAGTGGCCGGTGTGTTCATGCTCAGCGCCAGGATCTGTTGCCGTTCCGACGTCTCATCACGTTGCAACTGTTGCAACGCGCTGACCGGCAGCGGGTGTCTGGTCGTAAGGCGGACTAGTTCTTCGGCTTTCGCGACCAGCTTTTTTGCGAGAGGCGCCAGATGCTCGAGTACAGCCAGAGCCTCAGCCCAATCGGGAGCCGGTTCGGGATGAGCAGGAACTTGGCTGGCGCGGCCGGTGAATTCCTCGAACCAGAAGCGGCGCCAAAATCGGCCATACCACTCGATCACCGGATTCTCTCGTCCGGCATGAAGTTGCGTGCTGCCCAGGCCATCTTCATCGGCGCAGGAGCGATAGATTCTTGCGCCTGTGATCGACTGGGGGAATGCGGCCCCCGCAAGCACGTGCAGGCAGAGCGAAGCTATCTGCTCAGGCACGAGCCGGTCCTTGCAGGCATGATGAAAACAGACTTTGTCGAACCCGCAGGGAGCGCACCCCAGATCCGGCTGTACCATCCAATGGCCTGGTCCATACGGTCCGGTTTCTCGAAAATCGACGTGTCCGACTGACAGGTCGATAACGGGGGTGCCGACTCCCACCGCGAGATGCATCGGGCCGGTATCGTTGGTCAGCAGGAGCCGGCACTGCGAAAGCACGGCGGCGAGTTGCGGTAACGAGGTCTTTCCCACTGCATCACAGAGCGGAGCGGTTCCCCCTTGCTGCCGGTACGTTGTCTGAGCGAGGTGGATGGCTTTCCGTTCTTCCTCGGTACCGATAAAGACGTAGCCGACCGGGGCCTGGCGGCTGAGGGCGGCCAATGTGTGACCGAACAATTCAGGCCGCCATGCTTTCATCGGGTCGCTGGCGCCCACCTGGACCGCCACCCAAGAGATCTGCGCTCCCGCATGAGATGCGAGAAAGTCGCGCGCCCATTGAGCGGTGTCAGGCGCTAGAGTGAGCGAGAGCGGTGCAAACGGCCCGCTGCCGCTGCCGCCCAGCGCGTAGATGTCGACGAGATTAAAATGGTTGAAGCGACGCTCATGATGCACATCTGTGAGATACGCCATCCAGGGGTTATGGATGGTCACATCTCCATCCTTCGGGGCCGCGATGCCGCGTATGTCTTTCGCGCCGACGTATGAGGTCAGCAGTCCGCTCCTGCGGTTGAAGGTCAGGTTCACGACCCGGTCATACCGGGCTTCAACCAACGGTGCGGCCCACCGGACCATGTCCTGGTAGAGCGTCACGACATCCTTGGTCTGGGCGCGACTTTCATCCACCAGGCGATGAAAATCAAAGCTGACAATGTGCCGCAGGTGCGGCAGAAGCTTCGCAACGGGAGCGAACCGCTGGTCTACGACCAGATCGACCGCCGCTCCCGGCCATTCGTGCTGGAGGCGCTGAAGCAACGTGCCCATCTGCACAAGATCGCCCATCCGGGTGATATTGATAAGGAGTACTTGCTGGCTCATAACAGATCGCGTGTCTCGCTCCGGTATTCATCCAACATCAGCACCATCAACTCTTCGCGTTTGAGCGTCGCCGTCGGACCTTTGCCCCGGATGTGCGCCGCCACATCTTTCAATTCGACACGCTGTCCCGCAGGAAGGCCTTTGAGTAACGTTTCGAGCGGAGTATTCTCAGCACAGCGTTTCAGTAACGAGTCCTGCTGCCGCTCCCCTCGCATCACGGATCCGATGCGGTCCGGCTGAGACAACCCGATCTGTCCCAACAAATCGCGCATTCGATGCACATACGTATGGGCGTTCAACACACGTGCGCGAGCGGCATTCGCCATGGCCTGCCGAGCCGCGGGGTCTGCCAGCCAATGTTGGACCAACCCCGGCACGTCGCCAAAGTCTTTGAATGACACCATCTCCTGTTCACTGAAAAACTCGGGTAGCTGCGAGCGATGATCAACCAACTGGAAGGCACCGCAGGCAGCCAGTTCGAAGGTGCGTGGATTCACGAAATCGGCCTGGGGATCCAAGCCTGCGCCAGTGGTGGAGTGCAGATTCAGATTGATTGCCGTGGCATTGAATACTTTCATGCAGGTCGCCGTATCGATCCGGGCTCCGTCCAGTTGCAGGACGGAACGGAGATCCCCGGCTCCGTCCCATTCGTTGCCCCAGAGCTTGAAGGACCAGGGCTGGCTGAGCAGCGCTGGGAACAGTTGGCGGCGATTGGCATACCCGGCACCGACGAACGACACGTCGGCGCCGAACCGGCGCCGGTCTTCCTCCGACAAGACCAAGGGACAATGCAGATCCGGGTCGGCCGCCATCGGAAGAAAACTGACCTGCCGCGCACCGGCCTGCCGGAACGCGTCCATACATGCGCCTTGCTGAAACACAAACCAAAATTCGTATCCCGGCGCCATTTGCTGCCAATAGGTCAGATGGCGATAGTTCTCGACGAACCACATCGCCGTGAGGAATTTCTTCTTTCGAAGATGTTCGAGGACCTGCAACGTCAACGGAGCCTGTGCCATGGAGAGCACGAGATCCGGAGGTGATTCGGCGAGCGTCGCCAAGGTCCATTGGCTCAAGACGTCGGCCATCCGGCCTTGCATCAATTGGCGGTTGCGTGCGTCTTTGAGTGTGCCCATCACCTCATAACTCGCCGCATGCACGCTATGATCGATCCACTGCACCTTGTGACCGAGCGTTTCCAATGCCCGTTTCACGTAGCGGGCGATCGGGAGCGATCCTCCGTAGATCGGGCCCACCAGGGCAATGCTCAGTTGCCCGCCGGCCTGGCGGGCGATCCCCCGTCGCAACGCGTCTTCGAGGGCACAGTGAAACTCGGTATCCCAGGCGGTCGCCGGTGTATAGGATACACAGCGTAGCGGGCGGCCAGTCGTGCTCAGGCTTTCAGCAATCTCGCTCGGTGATCCCGATAGCCATTGAACCTGTTCGCTCCAAGACTCGAGTTCGCGTACGGCAAGGGCATCGTGCAATTCACCGAGGTTGGGAATCAGCACAGCCAGCGACACATCAGACGCCAGCGTGTTTCGAAGGGCCTCGACATGGTAGAGCAACCCTACCCCCGCCACAACGACCGTTTCCCCCGGTTGACAGGCCGGTGCATGGGTCTCAGCCCAGGTTCGCGCTTCCCGAATGGGATCGTAGGCACTATGAATCCAGCGACCGGCTCGACGCGCTGAAGGGGGACCGCTTTTCGACGGTTCGATCGTGAGCACTCCGCCGGAAGCGCAGGTGACCGCTGCCGCGAAGTCCTGATTGCGTCTCGCCAGACGCTTGAGATTCTCGTGAAGCAGACTCATGCGGCCATCGATTCGCAAAGGTCCGGTGCACAAGCTCGCCAGATTTCCACTCGCGAGCGTTCGACTGCGTCGTTATCGGAGCCGTCGTCAAAAAATGCTCCCCATCGATCCATCCGACTCCTCCAGAGCATCCAATCAGCCGCACTATGATGCTCGTTGCCGCATATCAGCGCGAGACTATCCCTGATCGGCCAGCGTTGAGGTTGTCCATGCGCGGCATGCTGATAGACCCAATGCCCTTCGCCATAGGGACCGGTTTCGTGTACGCGGGCACGTGAAAAGTACCATCCTATGGCGCGAGTGCCGACCAGCGTGCCGAGATGAAGCGGGCCGGTATCGGCGCCGATGACCCAGCGGCATTTCTGAAGGACGCGCATCAACTGGGACACAGTCGTGCGGCCGGTCGCATCCCAGACACGGCCGTGGAGTAACGTGGGGAGTGAGTCCAGAATCGCTCTCGCTGTTTCACGCTCCGTGCCGCTCCCGATCAGAACGACCTGTCCCTCCCCGGTCTGCGAGAGAAATTCACGAATCCATTGGCTCCATACGGTCGGTGGAACACAACGATCCGCCTCCCCTGCTCCCGTGGCCAGCGCAACCCACAATCCGCGGCGCTCACCGATCTCGGTCAGGTCGTCCGGGAGTTCGACTGCCGGCGGCACATGCAGCGGCGCCTGTCCCCGCGGTCTCACTCCGCACATGCCGCACCAGGCATCAGCGAGATGCACACGATTGGCGCCCCGTTCTTTAGCGACGTGTCGCAGATGCTGCGCCCATGGGCGTATGTGCGCCTCGATCAGCTCCTGAGCGGTTTCGCGGGAAGAACGGGATGAAAAGAGCTGCGTCATGAGAGAGCTTCGTGCGTGCTGATTGAGTGGATACACCCGTTCATAGGTGGTGTCGCCGAGTGACGCGATATAGGTCTGCATGGCCTGCAGGGTATCAGTCGGGTTGTCCTGCCAACGATTGGCCCAGGCCTGCCATTGCGCCCCGTTCCAGGGAATGACGCGGCGGATATGACGGGCTCCCGTCAGGACTGCGATCAGGGGTGCGGCGCAGACGACATCCAATGTCCGTTCGGGATAGGCTTCCTGCAACGCCTCGATCGCGGGAAGCGTTTGCACCAGATCGCCCAATCGGGCCAACTGGATCACCAGATCGTGGTGCTCCGGTGAGACCTCATGCGGCATGGTTCGGCACCAGGGGGCGTTCGGGTTCGGCGAGGTGTTTTGCCAACTCGTCCATGCCCTCGAACGTCGGGACTATGGCACGCAACCAGTCATATTCTCGCCGCGCATCTGCTCGACGTCCTGCTCTCAAGAGTACTCCGGCCAGGGCAAAACGCATAGCGATATTGCCTGGATTGCGGGCAAGAAATGAGGCGAGGCTCGACGCCAGGGCATCCCAGCGTTGGAGCATCGTGCCGCATTTGAGCATCCAATGCATGCATTCTTCGTCATCGGGATGATCGGCACACAGATCTGCTACGTGAGACCAGGCGGCCTCAGCCCGATTGTCACCCATCGCCGCCATGACCAGGCCTAGCATGGCCTTCCGAGGATTCGCGCCGGATTGTTTCGCCCGTTCGAACGCCTGTTCCGCGTCGCGATAGGCATTGAGCTGCATGGCAAGAATGCCGCGCAGGAGCCACCCTTCCCCATGTGCCGGTTCTGTCTGCAGCAGCGCAGTCACATGATTATCCGCTTCTTTCATGGCGCCGGTTTCCAATGCCTGTTTCGCCAAAGCCAATCGAGCCTGCGGATCATTTTTCAACTGAAGCACACGTCTCCAGATAGGAGAGGCCAGTTCTGGATGGCCGATACTTTCACTGAGTGACGCCCCCCAGCGAAGAATCCAGACATCGTCAGGCCACTGGTCGACGTGCGAAAGCAACGCGACCATTTTTTGCTGATCCTTGCTCGCCGTCGCCCGCTGGAGGTCGGCGACGAGTGCCCGTTCCGCCCGAACCGCGGGATCGGTAATGAGGTACAGCGTGTACCCGAGGAGGCGCTCTTTGAGATGGGTATGCACAGAATAGCCATCGTCGAAGTGCAACCGATCTTCGTCCGTCACCCACCAGCAACGGCCCCAGCGCTCCCGAAAACGGATGGTGTTCTCT contains these protein-coding regions:
- a CDS encoding protein-glutamate O-methyltransferase CheR, whose protein sequence is MTDSNAVRKTELPVPKLVPDTFKQLRDLIYEKTGIHFQDNKTYLLESRLLPRLKACRCQTFESYLNFLRFDAYRDREVTELYTVITTNETYFFRDEAQLDSFMKVMIPEVMKTNAGTKQIRIWSAACSTGDEPYTLALLLRDYPPLAGWTIDILATDISENVLNIARTATYSSHSLRKVPPALLARYFTGKKEEHTLVQPVKDMVRFMNVNLYDRPRLKLVRGIDIIFCRNCLIYFDEKAKAQIVSDLRDALRPKGYLMIGFSETLHDTSGLFKTIHAGRSVIHEKQ
- a CDS encoding helix-turn-helix domain-containing protein, with amino-acid sequence MNDTIATATRTNLDSVLPSEGEILTVSEVAHFLRVPKSTVYKLARLGELPASKIGKHWRFLRRDIHEWMHSRTQHN
- a CDS encoding P-loop NTPase, whose product is MATIVSIGSGKGGVGKSILAANLSMLLAKRGKRVVLADLDVGGADAHILFGMLNPPRTLTDFIDRRVERLDEVLQPISAHPFLQLLPGTGDTLATANLPYAKKKRLIRHFAQLQADVIVVDIGAGTSYHALDFFLMADHYVTVATPDPTSVLDLYRFIKLAAIRRVLSAFLSRDAVSEALSERDFSSIEEVIQAVAETDPNAREVASRTLQGFQPYLIVNRVSGKSRVNVLHLKKLLQEYVGGDLTTLGEIPDDPAVTRAVRSFLPVVECEPTAPAALALSQAADALLAAMARQAIPPAEPSPAPEQVAQMPIPS
- a CDS encoding PilZ domain-containing protein yields the protein MTPSPDRLFQRPQNDIKNEDRREWLRIDDRLLLEYRRIDETADAMNAYLPPATEDTIATAVSKPTLDLLIRGGETFAGSPLLPWVSKIDWMLETILKSLVKSHPGSVAIARLTDVDISAGGVGFHTPRRFEADDVLLLKVILPPFSMIETTARIIRVTPMQKTPAEFHVATQFIELGGDEQELIIRHILHVQAERLRARKAAI
- the fliS gene encoding flagellar export chaperone FliS — encoded protein: MIVAAANAYQQTQVMTANRVQLIVMLYDSAIQSMELAREAILTNNYKDKARFLDRGMAIVGELSSVLDFERGGEIAVSLHRLYDYMVQQCIQANLRHNGKHLDGPIRCLTTLREGWQVVARQEAVAHVGS
- the fliD gene encoding flagellar filament capping protein FliD, which translates into the protein MAISFGGLGNGVDFGQVVTELVKVQRVPIDALNTKKNNLQTKLTDYGTLGTKLLALQSAANALRLPNSFDRTATTVSDETKLTAQAGAGAAPGSYTVQVTQLAKAHQITNSAAKAVASTTTAIVSGGSGTFTFKVGSGANQTVTLNDGATLDDLRSAINDLGAGVTASVINTGTTASPAYRLTLTAAATGAANAVTVVTDTTSLDLTNASGSGGSSTLQAGQNAIVVIGEPDQTTISIERESNVISDAIPDVTLTLKSKTVTTPTPEPVTVNVTTDPESVKSNIAALASAYNDIVKFVNERTTYDISTKTGGIFFNESTAKNVLSQLRTALSGNVAGLFTYTTLGEVGFKTERDGTVTIDNAKLDTALANNYSATKALFITQPTSSGIADRVVKAVDFLDAVDTGAFTIRKTAITSQISKLTDEIGRKEDIASQYEERLRLQFASLDSTLQQLQSQTNALKALQ
- a CDS encoding flagellar protein FlaG, with product MVHDVSNYKDLPAAALQATQNGPQHSTEKKVEAKAPEPESSTAETKGKDLEQALTRVREVFKKADSRLEFTVDPDLDRVVVKVMDGDSGTVIRQIPQQEVIDLAKRLETPTGLLLHHKV
- a CDS encoding flagellin FliC; the protein is MALVVNTNVASLAAQRNLATNQAQLGKSVERLSSGLRITRAADDAAGLGVSETLRAQIRSINQANRNAGDGISLTQVADGAAATVGSLLSRMRELATQSASGTLGTTERSYLDQEFVALRSEIDRISTTTEYNGQPLLSGSSNTFEVFIGFKSGSGNSLSVALDDLDVAAVGLTGASVSTATAAQSMLSKIDSAISAVATARANYGSIQSRFEVAIQNLTVTAENFTAAESRIRDADIAQETSVFTKNQILTQSGIAILAQANSLPQQALALLRG
- a CDS encoding glycosyltransferase family 9 protein: MSQQVLLINITRMGDLVQMGTLLQRLQHEWPGAAVDLVVDQRFAPVAKLLPHLRHIVSFDFHRLVDESRAQTKDVVTLYQDMVRWAAPLVEARYDRVVNLTFNRRSGLLTSYVGAKDIRGIAAPKDGDVTIHNPWMAYLTDVHHERRFNHFNLVDIYALGGSGSGPFAPLSLTLAPDTAQWARDFLASHAGAQISWVAVQVGASDPMKAWRPELFGHTLAALSRQAPVGYVFIGTEEERKAIHLAQTTYRQQGGTAPLCDAVGKTSLPQLAAVLSQCRLLLTNDTGPMHLAVGVGTPVIDLSVGHVDFRETGPYGPGHWMVQPDLGCAPCGFDKVCFHHACKDRLVPEQIASLCLHVLAGAAFPQSITGARIYRSCADEDGLGSTQLHAGRENPVIEWYGRFWRRFWFEEFTGRASQVPAHPEPAPDWAEALAVLEHLAPLAKKLVAKAEELVRLTTRHPLPVSALQQLQRDETSERQQILALSMNTPATASLAVAMVRDTHNDDGSELTELAQSRLGTYRRWHKRLQAVASRFRSFNRAQGLVRRGGSRPLPMVRSA